A genomic stretch from Bacillota bacterium includes:
- a CDS encoding histidine kinase, giving the protein MRLLQRIKAYDNPVSRVVLSQVFIFGALLLVRPGLWPVVLFLVPANGLALFFALRGQQSGRQIITVKLDDQPIDPTFEIASETLPYMRRGLNAESALQTAQIIQKIGDVPAVAITDRVRVLAFIGPGCEKHPPGREIVTQATKEVIATGELKVAEKQEDLKCPVRDCECPIAGAVIVPLKVRDEVVGTLKLYRTEKGPVPSGVVKLGVGIGQLLGFQMELSELDRQAQLVTRAELDALRAQINPHFLFNTLNTIIMFSRTHPETARRLLIRLAAFFRHAFKRTGHFSTLAEELECVDAYAVLEKARFREKLHVVRDVDESLLDFQVPVLTLQPLVENAVKHGIMPKMGNGTVKIIIRRAGGEMQVEIADDGVGVPDDILPQVFKPGFGSGSGVGLSNVSERLKSLFGAEYGLKIDTEAGVGTRVYFRIPLVHGVQEKGVSRANEAKSLDS; this is encoded by the coding sequence TTGCGTTTGCTCCAAAGGATCAAGGCTTATGACAACCCGGTGAGCAGGGTGGTGCTGTCCCAGGTTTTCATCTTCGGGGCGCTCCTGCTGGTTAGACCCGGCCTGTGGCCGGTGGTGCTGTTTTTGGTGCCGGCCAACGGCTTGGCGCTCTTTTTCGCCCTGCGGGGGCAGCAGAGCGGGCGGCAAATCATTACGGTGAAGCTTGACGACCAGCCGATCGACCCCACCTTCGAGATCGCCAGCGAAACGCTGCCCTATATGCGCCGGGGTCTCAACGCGGAGAGCGCCTTGCAGACCGCCCAGATCATCCAGAAAATCGGCGACGTGCCGGCGGTGGCGATCACCGACCGGGTGCGCGTGCTGGCCTTTATCGGCCCCGGCTGCGAAAAGCACCCGCCGGGGCGCGAGATCGTCACCCAGGCCACCAAGGAGGTTATCGCCACCGGTGAGCTGAAAGTGGCGGAGAAGCAGGAGGACCTGAAATGTCCGGTCCGGGACTGCGAGTGCCCCATCGCGGGCGCCGTCATCGTTCCCCTGAAGGTGCGGGACGAGGTCGTGGGCACCTTGAAGCTCTACCGGACCGAAAAAGGGCCGGTCCCCTCCGGAGTCGTCAAACTGGGGGTGGGGATCGGGCAGTTGCTCGGGTTCCAGATGGAACTGTCCGAGCTGGACCGGCAGGCGCAGTTGGTGACCAGGGCCGAGCTGGACGCCCTGCGGGCGCAGATCAACCCGCACTTTTTGTTCAACACGCTGAACACGATCATTATGTTCAGCCGTACGCACCCCGAGACCGCGCGCCGCCTGCTGATCCGTCTGGCCGCCTTCTTCCGGCACGCCTTTAAGCGCACCGGGCACTTCAGCACGCTGGCCGAGGAATTGGAGTGTGTCGACGCCTACGCCGTCCTGGAAAAAGCTCGCTTCCGCGAGAAGCTGCACGTGGTCCGGGACGTGGACGAGAGCTTGCTGGACTTCCAGGTGCCGGTGCTCACGTTGCAGCCGCTTGTCGAGAACGCGGTGAAACACGGGATCATGCCGAAGATGGGGAACGGTACGGTGAAGATCATCATCCGCCGGGCCGGCGGGGAAATGCAGGTGGAGATTGCGGACGACGGGGTGGGTGTCCCGGACGACATTCTGCCGCAGGTTTTCAAGCCCGGATTCGGTTCGGGGAGCGGCGTGGGGTTGAGCAACGTCAGCGAACGCCTAAAAAGTCTTTTCGGCGCCGAATACGGGCTGAAGATAGACACCGAAGCAGGTGTGGGAACCAGGGTGTATTTCCGGATTCCGCTGGTGCACGGCGTTCAGGAGAAGGGAGTGAGCAGGGCCAATGAAGCTAAGAGCCTTGATAGTTGA
- a CDS encoding RtcB family protein — protein MELVRDGKNRYRLPRKGNMRVDAVVYVNEVLLPLLRDDKSLEQLAHAAMLPGVVNPVVGMPDIHEGFGLPIGGVMAVGEDGVISAGAVGMDINCGVRLIRTGLRVREVPVPQLRNLMLTAEDYVPTGVGKKSKHGELSRRLFARVAKTGARALVEQGVGDARDLEYIEEGGCLAGADLDAVSREAYKRGEAQLGTLGGGNHFIEFQEVAEVYEPALAERWGLFPGQLAVMIHTGSRGFGHQICTDFSRSHVTVAKKYGIELPNKGLACAPSDSPEGRQYFQAMACAVNFAFANRHLISHDVGRAFADVLRQDPEKLGWRLVYDVAHNIAKWERHGGRKVLVHRKGATRALPPGHEDNPRPYRETGHPALIPGSMGTSSYVLAGTERTAETFFSVNHGAGRVLSRGAAERTISREQFEESMGPVLYNVRNFKEIVDESPLAYKDVDQVVETLAEIGLTTKVARLLPLAVIKGKD, from the coding sequence ATGGAACTGGTCCGGGACGGCAAGAACCGCTACCGTCTCCCCCGCAAGGGCAACATGCGGGTGGACGCGGTGGTCTACGTCAACGAGGTGCTGCTGCCGCTTTTGCGCGACGACAAGAGCCTGGAGCAGTTGGCCCACGCGGCCATGCTGCCCGGCGTGGTCAACCCGGTGGTCGGTATGCCCGACATCCACGAGGGTTTCGGCCTGCCGATCGGCGGGGTGATGGCGGTCGGCGAGGACGGCGTGATTTCGGCCGGGGCGGTGGGGATGGACATCAACTGCGGCGTCCGCCTGATCCGCACCGGCCTGCGGGTGCGGGAGGTCCCCGTCCCGCAGCTCAGAAACCTGATGCTCACCGCCGAGGACTACGTGCCCACGGGGGTCGGCAAGAAGAGCAAGCACGGGGAGCTTTCCCGGCGGCTGTTTGCGCGGGTGGCGAAGACCGGGGCCCGCGCCCTGGTGGAACAGGGAGTGGGCGACGCGCGCGACCTGGAATACATTGAGGAGGGTGGCTGCCTGGCGGGCGCCGACCTGGACGCGGTGAGCCGCGAGGCTTACAAGCGCGGCGAGGCGCAGCTGGGCACGCTGGGGGGCGGCAACCACTTCATCGAGTTCCAGGAAGTGGCCGAGGTCTACGAGCCGGCGCTAGCCGAGCGGTGGGGGCTTTTCCCCGGACAGCTGGCGGTGATGATTCACACCGGCAGCCGCGGGTTCGGGCACCAGATCTGCACCGACTTCAGCCGGAGCCACGTGACGGTCGCCAAGAAATACGGCATCGAACTGCCCAACAAAGGGCTGGCCTGTGCCCCGAGCGACTCCCCGGAAGGGCGGCAATATTTTCAGGCCATGGCCTGCGCGGTGAACTTCGCGTTCGCCAACCGGCACCTGATCAGCCACGACGTCGGCCGCGCGTTCGCCGACGTGCTCCGCCAGGACCCGGAAAAGCTGGGCTGGCGGCTGGTCTACGACGTGGCGCATAACATCGCCAAGTGGGAGCGGCACGGAGGGCGCAAAGTGCTGGTACACCGCAAAGGAGCCACCCGGGCGCTGCCGCCCGGGCACGAAGACAACCCCCGGCCCTACCGGGAGACCGGGCACCCAGCCCTGATCCCCGGGAGCATGGGCACTTCCTCGTACGTACTGGCCGGCACCGAGCGGACGGCGGAGACCTTCTTCTCGGTCAACCACGGGGCCGGGCGGGTGCTTTCGCGGGGCGCGGCGGAACGCACCATCAGCCGCGAGCAGTTCGAGGAATCGATGGGGCCGGTGCTCTACAACGTGCGCAACTTCAAGGAAATCGTCGACGAGTCCCCGCTCGCTTACAAAGACGTCGACCAGGTGGTGGAGACCCTGGCCGAGATCGGACTGACCACGAAGGTGGCGCGGCTTTTGCCCCTGGCGGTCATCAAGGGAAAGGACTGA
- a CDS encoding LytTR family DNA-binding domain-containing protein, giving the protein MKLRALIVDDEYPARQELRYLLGNFPDIEVVGEAANAHEALALIEALDYSVLFLDISMPGMDGLQLGAAIRELESPPYVIFVTAYNGFALKAFEVDAIDYVMKPIDEGRLRMAINKVIRATQEVAPCAEAVDGGVPAAAVPAFRIDRIPAERNGKTILVSESDIVYAFTEQDTVCIKTYDEKLLTRFTVKELEGRLDPNIFFRTHRCCVVNLRKVKEIIPLFSGTYALVVDDRERSEVPLSRGQAKKLRKILGF; this is encoded by the coding sequence ATGAAGCTAAGAGCCTTGATAGTTGACGACGAGTACCCGGCCCGCCAGGAGTTGCGCTATCTGCTGGGCAACTTCCCGGACATCGAGGTCGTGGGTGAGGCCGCCAACGCCCACGAGGCGCTGGCCCTGATCGAAGCGCTCGATTATTCGGTGCTGTTCCTGGACATCTCCATGCCGGGAATGGACGGCTTGCAATTGGGCGCGGCCATCCGCGAACTGGAGAGCCCGCCCTACGTGATCTTCGTGACCGCGTACAACGGGTTCGCCTTAAAGGCTTTTGAAGTGGACGCCATCGACTACGTGATGAAACCCATTGACGAGGGTCGCCTGCGGATGGCGATCAACAAGGTGATCCGGGCCACGCAGGAGGTGGCCCCGTGCGCCGAGGCGGTTGACGGGGGCGTTCCGGCCGCCGCCGTGCCCGCGTTCCGGATCGACCGGATTCCGGCCGAGCGGAACGGGAAGACCATCCTGGTCAGCGAGTCCGACATCGTGTACGCCTTCACCGAGCAGGACACGGTGTGCATCAAGACTTACGACGAAAAGCTCTTGACCCGCTTCACCGTCAAGGAACTGGAGGGGCGGCTGGACCCGAACATCTTCTTCCGCACCCACCGGTGCTGCGTGGTAAACCTGCGCAAGGTGAAGGAGATCATCCCGCTTTTCAGCGGCACCTACGCCCTGGTGGTGGACGACCGGGAGCGGAGTGAGGTGCCGCTCAGCCGGGGGCAGGCGAAAAAACTGCGCAAGATTCTGGGCTTTTGA
- the alr gene encoding alanine racemase, translated as MFLKEYSVWAEVDLSALVHNLGEVRRLVGRDTEVAAVVKANAYGHGMVEVARALLAHGADRLCVARVEEGVALREAGMDAPVLVMGFVPPALYDTALDHHLTLTVFDPETAAGLSAAAGRHGRTAPVHLKLDTGMGRLGLVTADRDLYRHILTIASLPHLEIKGLYTHFANADRRDKAHARRQLVDFVEVTCTLGHDGIDIELLHAANSAALIDMPESRLNLVRPGIMLYGLYPSPEVETRRVDLRPVMTLKAQVGSVKRVPAGWTVSYGSTYTTPAPTTLATVPCGYADGYNRHLSNRGAVLIHGRRAPVVGRVTMDQVVVDVGHIPDVAAGDEVVLFGRQGKAELHVDELAALLGTINYEVVCAVSARVPRVYVRNEIT; from the coding sequence GTGTTTTTGAAAGAGTATTCGGTGTGGGCGGAGGTGGACCTTTCCGCCCTGGTGCACAACCTCGGCGAGGTGCGTCGGCTGGTCGGGCGCGACACCGAGGTGGCGGCGGTGGTAAAGGCGAACGCGTACGGGCACGGGATGGTCGAGGTGGCCCGCGCGCTCTTGGCGCACGGCGCCGACCGTCTCTGCGTGGCCCGGGTGGAGGAGGGGGTGGCGCTCCGCGAGGCGGGGATGGACGCCCCGGTGCTGGTGATGGGCTTTGTGCCGCCGGCCCTCTACGACACGGCCTTGGACCACCACCTGACGCTCACGGTCTTCGACCCGGAGACGGCGGCCGGGCTCTCGGCCGCGGCCGGCCGCCACGGCCGCACCGCGCCCGTGCACTTAAAGCTCGACACCGGGATGGGCCGCCTCGGGCTGGTCACCGCCGACCGGGACCTGTACCGGCACATCCTGACCATCGCATCCCTGCCGCACCTGGAGATCAAGGGCCTGTACACTCACTTCGCCAACGCGGACCGGCGCGACAAGGCCCACGCCCGGCGCCAACTGGTCGATTTCGTGGAAGTCACATGCACCCTGGGGCACGACGGGATCGACATCGAACTCCTGCACGCCGCGAACAGCGCGGCGCTCATCGACATGCCGGAGAGTCGGCTGAACTTGGTGCGTCCGGGGATCATGCTGTACGGCCTGTACCCGTCCCCGGAGGTGGAGACGCGCCGGGTCGACCTGCGTCCGGTCATGACCCTCAAAGCCCAGGTCGGCTCCGTCAAGCGGGTGCCCGCCGGGTGGACCGTCAGCTACGGCTCCACTTACACCACGCCGGCCCCGACGACTCTGGCCACCGTACCCTGCGGGTACGCAGACGGCTACAACCGCCACCTTTCCAACCGGGGCGCGGTCCTGATCCACGGGCGGCGCGCGCCGGTGGTCGGGCGGGTGACGATGGACCAGGTGGTGGTCGACGTGGGGCACATTCCGGACGTGGCGGCGGGCGACGAGGTGGTGCTGTTCGGCCGGCAGGGGAAGGCGGAACTGCACGTGGACGAGCTGGCCGCACTGCTCGGCACCATCAACTACGAGGTGGTCTGCGCGGTCAGCGCGCGCGTGCCGCGGGTGTACGTGCGGAACGAAATCACATAA
- the thiM gene encoding hydroxyethylthiazole kinase — protein sequence MNVTELNLRFADALKRIRATKPLVHQITNHVVMNDTANVTLHIGALPVMAHAIDEVSEMTGLAGALVLNIGTLSPAWVEAMLLAGRHANELGLPVVLDPVGAGATAYRTETSLRLLDGLRVAVVRGNSGEVGALSGAGGVVRGVESVEGVADPAAAAGALARRYDTTVVITGRRDIVTDGERVLAVDNGHEWLTTITGSGCMATALVAAFAAVERDPLVAAAGALAAYGLAAEKAAGEARGPASFRTALLDQVYHLTPEQVAAGARVERLR from the coding sequence GTGAACGTAACCGAATTAAACTTGCGCTTCGCGGATGCCCTAAAACGTATCCGTGCCACCAAACCGCTGGTCCACCAAATCACCAACCACGTGGTGATGAACGACACCGCCAACGTTACCCTGCACATCGGCGCGCTGCCGGTGATGGCCCATGCGATCGACGAAGTCTCCGAGATGACCGGCTTGGCCGGAGCCTTGGTCCTTAACATCGGCACGTTGAGTCCGGCCTGGGTGGAGGCCATGCTGCTCGCCGGACGGCACGCGAATGAACTGGGCCTCCCGGTGGTGCTCGACCCGGTGGGCGCGGGGGCCACCGCCTACCGCACCGAGACCAGCCTGCGCCTGCTCGACGGGCTGCGGGTGGCCGTGGTGCGCGGCAACTCGGGCGAGGTCGGCGCCTTGAGCGGCGCCGGCGGCGTGGTCCGCGGGGTGGAGAGCGTGGAAGGCGTGGCCGACCCCGCAGCCGCGGCCGGGGCGCTGGCACGCCGGTACGACACCACCGTGGTAATCACGGGACGGCGTGACATCGTCACCGACGGGGAGCGGGTGCTGGCCGTGGATAACGGGCACGAATGGCTGACCACCATCACCGGCTCGGGTTGCATGGCCACCGCGCTGGTCGCGGCCTTCGCGGCCGTGGAGAGGGACCCTTTGGTGGCCGCAGCGGGCGCACTGGCCGCCTACGGCCTGGCCGCCGAGAAGGCCGCCGGGGAAGCCCGCGGGCCGGCCAGTTTCCGCACCGCCCTCCTGGACCAAGTCTACCACCTGACCCCGGAACAGGTCGCCGCGGGCGCCCGCGTGGAACGGCTGCGCTAG
- a CDS encoding MFS transporter, with the protein MSLEPSPVEELQRRTAPAPRKGARPLAALRHRNFRVYWLGQSVSLVGTWIQNVALAWLVLELTGSPLLLGLVGAAQFAPIMLFSLLGGVVADRIAKRRLIIGTQSVLMLVAYTLGFLTVTGLVQYWHVLLLAFVVGLANALDIPARQSFLIELAGREDLMNAIALHSSIFNVARFVGPAAGGLLIAGFSLPVCFFVNGLSFTAVLASLFLIRTANPPPADRALKKVWAEIGEGLNYVRSTPTVLYPILLMAVLSLFAFNFNVLVPVYAREVLLQGAQGFGFLMAAHGLGSLAGAFYLAMISHRGPRAEVLFAGALGLCLAHLALSFTGLFWLALPVLALGGLSMMVFAGLVNTTVQLAAPDRLRGRVMSVYSLVFLGMMPLGNLMAGAVAHRWDAPAAFGAGAVVGLCGLALLAGKVPRTAAPASPDAHAGADAAAAFTGSVIPVDSTAPAAAERRPEKPTE; encoded by the coding sequence TTGAGCCTTGAACCTTCCCCAGTGGAGGAGCTGCAGCGGCGGACCGCCCCGGCGCCCAGGAAAGGGGCCCGGCCGCTGGCCGCCCTGCGCCACCGGAACTTCCGCGTCTACTGGCTGGGGCAGTCGGTATCCCTGGTCGGCACCTGGATCCAGAACGTGGCGCTGGCGTGGCTGGTCCTGGAGCTGACCGGCTCGCCCCTGCTCCTGGGGCTGGTCGGCGCGGCCCAGTTCGCGCCCATTATGCTGTTCAGCCTGCTCGGCGGGGTGGTCGCCGACCGCATAGCCAAGCGCCGCCTGATCATCGGCACCCAGTCGGTGTTGATGCTGGTGGCCTACACCCTGGGGTTCCTCACGGTCACCGGGCTGGTCCAGTACTGGCACGTCCTGCTGTTGGCGTTCGTGGTGGGGCTCGCCAACGCCCTGGACATCCCGGCCCGCCAGTCCTTCCTGATCGAATTGGCCGGGCGCGAAGACCTGATGAATGCCATCGCCCTGCACTCCTCGATCTTCAACGTGGCCCGCTTCGTGGGCCCGGCCGCGGGCGGCCTCCTGATCGCCGGGTTCAGCCTGCCGGTATGTTTTTTCGTCAACGGGTTGAGCTTCACGGCCGTGCTGGCGAGCCTCTTCTTGATTCGGACCGCGAACCCGCCCCCCGCCGACCGGGCCCTCAAAAAGGTGTGGGCCGAGATCGGCGAGGGCCTCAACTACGTCCGGAGCACCCCCACGGTGCTGTACCCGATCCTTCTGATGGCCGTGTTGAGCCTTTTCGCCTTCAACTTCAACGTCCTGGTGCCGGTCTACGCTCGCGAGGTGCTGCTTCAGGGTGCGCAGGGCTTCGGTTTCCTGATGGCCGCTCACGGGCTGGGCTCCCTGGCCGGGGCGTTCTACCTCGCCATGATCAGCCACCGGGGCCCGCGCGCCGAGGTGCTCTTCGCGGGGGCGCTAGGGCTTTGCCTGGCCCACCTGGCGCTGTCCTTCACCGGCCTGTTCTGGCTGGCCCTGCCGGTGCTGGCGCTGGGGGGCCTGTCGATGATGGTGTTCGCCGGGCTTGTGAACACCACGGTCCAGCTGGCCGCGCCCGACCGCCTGCGGGGCCGGGTGATGAGCGTCTACTCCCTGGTCTTCCTGGGGATGATGCCGCTCGGGAACCTGATGGCCGGCGCCGTCGCCCACCGCTGGGACGCGCCGGCGGCCTTCGGCGCCGGCGCCGTAGTGGGGCTCTGCGGCCTGGCCCTTCTGGCCGGAAAGGTGCCGCGCACCGCTGCGCCGGCAAGCCCCGACGCCCACGCCGGTGCCGACGCAGCCGCTGCATTCACCGGTTCCGTCATCCCCGTTGACTCCACCGCGCCCGCCGCCGCGGAGCGCCGCCCGGAAAAGCCCACCGAATAA
- a CDS encoding NAD(P)H-hydrate dehydratase: MRVVTAAEMGEIDRRATEEYGIPGLVLMENAGLKVFDCVRRVLGGVDGKRVVVLAGKGDNGGDGLVAARHLLQNGARVKVLFSGDPAEAAGDAGVNLEIWKRLGQRLHLLQDRNAVQFLQLALLSADLVVDALFGTGFRGEVRDRARKAIEAVNESGKPVVAVDIPSGVEADTGAVRRPAVQATHTVTFGLPKLGLVLEPGAGRTGELHVVDISLPRPLLEAEAEGGRYLLTPALVRGWLPPRGVEAHKGRFGHVLVAAGSRGMSGAAVLAARAAAYAGAGLVTLAVPRGIQAVAAGLQPELMTLGLPETGAGTLSRAAREQIEEFLPRVSVLALGPGLSAHPETVELVRELLPGVRVPCVLDADGLNAFAAGEGEAGRSHVGAPAGASVAESFPPGGFREKPDLVLTPHPGEMARLLGLKGAAEVQADRLGVTERTAAAWRCTVVLKGARTLVAEPGRTYINPTGNPGMATGGTGDVLTGMIAGLLAQGLEPGPAAAAAAFLHGRAGDLAAAERGQASLLAGNLLEYLPAAFRELA; the protein is encoded by the coding sequence ATGCGGGTGGTTACCGCGGCGGAAATGGGGGAGATAGACCGCCGGGCCACCGAGGAATACGGCATCCCGGGGCTCGTCTTGATGGAAAACGCGGGCCTTAAGGTTTTTGACTGTGTGCGCCGGGTCCTGGGCGGGGTGGACGGAAAACGGGTGGTGGTTCTGGCCGGAAAGGGCGACAACGGCGGCGACGGGCTGGTGGCCGCCCGCCATTTGCTCCAGAACGGTGCCCGGGTGAAGGTTCTGTTCAGCGGTGACCCGGCGGAGGCGGCGGGTGACGCCGGAGTCAACCTCGAGATCTGGAAGAGGCTTGGGCAACGGCTCCACCTGCTGCAGGACCGGAACGCGGTTCAGTTTTTGCAGCTTGCGCTGCTGTCGGCGGACCTGGTGGTGGACGCGCTCTTCGGCACCGGTTTCAGGGGCGAGGTGCGCGACCGGGCGCGAAAGGCCATCGAGGCCGTCAACGAGTCGGGCAAACCGGTGGTGGCCGTGGACATCCCGTCCGGGGTGGAGGCGGACACCGGCGCGGTGCGCAGGCCGGCCGTCCAGGCGACCCACACGGTCACGTTCGGCCTGCCCAAGCTCGGGCTGGTCCTGGAACCGGGGGCGGGGCGGACCGGCGAATTGCACGTGGTGGACATCTCCCTGCCGCGGCCGCTGCTGGAGGCGGAGGCGGAGGGCGGCCGGTATCTGCTCACCCCGGCACTGGTTCGGGGGTGGTTGCCTCCCCGCGGGGTGGAGGCGCACAAGGGGCGTTTCGGCCACGTTTTGGTGGCGGCGGGATCGCGGGGGATGTCCGGCGCGGCCGTCCTGGCGGCGCGCGCGGCGGCTTATGCCGGGGCCGGGCTGGTCACCCTGGCCGTGCCCCGGGGCATCCAGGCGGTGGCCGCCGGTCTGCAGCCGGAGCTGATGACCCTCGGGTTGCCCGAGACCGGCGCCGGGACTTTGAGCCGGGCGGCCCGCGAGCAGATTGAGGAATTCCTGCCCCGTGTCTCCGTGCTGGCTCTGGGTCCGGGACTGTCCGCGCATCCGGAGACGGTGGAACTGGTCCGCGAGCTTTTGCCCGGGGTGCGGGTGCCGTGCGTCCTGGACGCCGACGGCCTGAACGCCTTCGCGGCCGGGGAAGGGGAGGCCGGCCGGAGTCACGTCGGGGCGCCCGCGGGGGCATCCGTGGCGGAATCGTTCCCGCCCGGCGGCTTCCGGGAAAAACCCGACCTGGTGCTCACCCCCCACCCGGGGGAAATGGCGCGGCTTCTAGGCTTGAAGGGCGCGGCCGAGGTGCAGGCCGACCGTCTCGGCGTCACCGAGCGCACGGCCGCCGCCTGGCGGTGCACGGTGGTGCTGAAAGGGGCCCGCACACTGGTGGCCGAACCGGGCAGGACATACATCAACCCGACGGGGAACCCCGGGATGGCCACGGGCGGAACCGGCGACGTCCTGACCGGGATGATCGCCGGGCTTCTGGCCCAGGGCCTGGAACCCGGTCCGGCGGCGGCGGCGGCCGCTTTCCTGCACGGGCGGGCCGGCGACCTGGCGGCGGCGGAACGCGGGCAGGCGTCCCTGCTGGCCGGAAACCTGCTGGAGTATCTGCCCGCGGCCTTCCGCGAACTCGCCTAA
- a CDS encoding holo-ACP synthase gives MILGIGVDLVSVNRIRAASERTGGRILVRLFTPAERDCCRARRTAYECYAARFAAKEAVFKALGTGFSGGRWHDVEITNGPGGGPVAALTGGAARAAARRGITRVLLSLSHEGDQAVAFAIAVGPSESQES, from the coding sequence TTGATCCTGGGTATCGGAGTCGATCTTGTTTCGGTCAACCGGATCCGGGCGGCGTCGGAACGCACCGGGGGCCGCATACTGGTGCGCCTTTTCACGCCCGCCGAGCGGGACTGCTGCCGGGCGCGCCGCACGGCCTACGAGTGCTACGCGGCGCGTTTCGCCGCCAAGGAGGCGGTGTTCAAGGCGCTGGGCACCGGCTTTTCGGGTGGGCGCTGGCACGACGTGGAGATCACCAACGGTCCGGGTGGCGGACCGGTGGCGGCGCTGACCGGGGGCGCGGCCCGGGCCGCGGCCCGGCGGGGGATCACCCGGGTGCTGCTGTCGCTGAGCCACGAGGGGGACCAGGCCGTGGCCTTCGCCATCGCCGTCGGCCCGTCCGAAAGTCAAGAAAGCTAA
- a CDS encoding CCA tRNA nucleotidyltransferase, which translates to MFSPGVRKVLDIINAAGREAYVVGGAVRDLLLGREPKEFDVCTDACPREVLTLAAENRIKAFKKGAAFGVTSWILDDEEIEIATFRTELYGNDAHRPEKVEFVWALEDDLARRDFTVNAIAMRADGSIVDPFEGRADLQAGVLRAVGDPEERFGEDALRMFRACRFVAEYGFTLDPETKAAIPRALQRVAGLSVERVRDEVYRTLMAEHAAAGLELMRETGLLAADCRGRVNGADTVVSVLPELARLAGVAQNPEYHQFDVWEHTLRVVENVPAEPVLRWAALLHDTAKGLPEVRGTNRRGLPTDYGHARKGAQITGRVMERLRFPPTFARRVTWLVRNHMRFPELEERFVRRWLKSLAPDFHSRQELLEAVGECLVLRRADLLGGKVDTLAVLDGNERLAEMVKDIMWRVPFYPEDLAITGGEVAALVGRGPQVKQVMEDLVVRVQGGQLDNRPVVLKEAVEKKVWRRKVAAGGRGPGGGRKAPRDRPPS; encoded by the coding sequence GTGTTCTCCCCCGGGGTGCGCAAGGTGCTGGACATTATCAACGCGGCGGGGCGCGAGGCCTACGTGGTCGGGGGCGCGGTGCGCGACCTGCTGCTGGGGCGCGAGCCCAAGGAGTTCGACGTTTGCACCGACGCCTGCCCGCGGGAAGTGCTGACCCTGGCGGCCGAAAACCGGATCAAGGCTTTCAAGAAAGGGGCCGCCTTCGGGGTGACGTCCTGGATTCTGGACGACGAGGAGATCGAGATCGCCACTTTCCGGACCGAGCTTTACGGGAACGACGCCCACCGCCCGGAGAAGGTGGAGTTCGTCTGGGCCCTGGAGGACGACCTGGCGCGGCGCGACTTCACGGTGAACGCTATCGCCATGCGCGCCGACGGCAGCATCGTCGACCCCTTCGAGGGCCGCGCCGACCTGCAGGCGGGGGTGCTGCGGGCGGTGGGCGACCCGGAGGAGCGGTTCGGGGAAGACGCCCTGCGGATGTTCCGCGCCTGCCGCTTCGTGGCGGAATACGGCTTCACCCTGGACCCGGAGACCAAGGCGGCCATCCCGCGGGCCCTGCAGCGGGTGGCCGGGCTCTCGGTGGAGCGGGTGCGGGACGAGGTGTACCGCACGCTGATGGCGGAACACGCCGCGGCCGGGCTGGAGCTGATGCGCGAGACGGGGCTTTTGGCCGCCGACTGCCGGGGGCGGGTGAACGGGGCCGACACGGTCGTCTCGGTGCTGCCGGAGCTGGCGCGCCTGGCGGGGGTGGCCCAAAACCCCGAGTACCACCAGTTCGACGTGTGGGAGCACACGCTGCGGGTGGTGGAAAACGTCCCGGCCGAGCCGGTGCTCCGCTGGGCGGCCCTGCTGCACGACACAGCCAAGGGGCTGCCCGAGGTGCGCGGGACCAACCGGCGCGGCCTGCCGACCGACTACGGCCACGCCCGGAAGGGGGCCCAGATCACCGGGCGGGTCATGGAGCGCCTGCGTTTCCCGCCGACCTTCGCGCGGCGGGTGACCTGGCTGGTCAGAAACCACATGCGCTTTCCCGAACTGGAGGAGCGCTTCGTGCGGCGGTGGCTGAAAAGCCTGGCGCCCGACTTCCACAGCCGGCAGGAACTGCTGGAGGCGGTGGGGGAGTGCCTGGTGCTGCGGCGCGCCGACCTTTTGGGGGGCAAGGTGGATACGCTCGCGGTCCTGGACGGCAATGAGCGGCTGGCGGAAATGGTGAAGGACATCATGTGGCGGGTGCCGTTTTACCCGGAGGACCTGGCCATCACCGGGGGCGAGGTGGCCGCCCTGGTCGGGCGCGGTCCACAAGTTAAACAAGTAATGGAGGACCTGGTGGTGCGGGTGCAGGGCGGGCAACTGGACAACCGCCCGGTGGTCCTGAAAGAGGCGGTCGAGAAAAAGGTGTGGCGCCGGAAAGTGGCCGCCGGCGGACGGGGGCCCGGCGGCGGGCGCAAAGCGCCGCGCGACCGCCCGCCTTCTTGA